From one Erythrobacter sp. HKB08 genomic stretch:
- a CDS encoding DUF1467 family protein: MQWTSILAIYALVWVMTAFVMLPFGVKTHDEAGVPKVPGQADSAPANFRPRVLVFRASVIAAVLTALYIANYTFGWIGVEDLNFLGPLFLD, translated from the coding sequence ATGCAGTGGACCTCCATCCTCGCGATCTACGCGCTCGTCTGGGTGATGACGGCATTCGTCATGTTGCCGTTCGGCGTGAAAACGCATGACGAGGCGGGCGTGCCGAAAGTGCCTGGCCAGGCCGACAGTGCTCCAGCCAATTTCAGGCCAAGGGTGCTCGTCTTTCGCGCAAGCGTGATCGCTGCGGTGCTGACCGCGCTCTACATCGCGAATTACACTTTCGGTTGGATCGGGGTCGAGGACCTCAATTTCCTCGGTCCGCTATTTCTCGATTAA
- a CDS encoding ribonuclease J, whose amino-acid sequence MKRNFTPEKELLFLALGGSGEIGMNVNLYGADGKWLMVDLGMTFSGNEYPGIDLVFADLEFIEDRLKDLVGIVLTHGHEDHIGAVPYFAADLGVPLYATPFTAELVRRKLEEAGLTNEVELHEVDDLEQFELGPFSVQYVPLAHSIAEGNALLIETAHGRIFHTGDWKLDEDPIIGEPTTEEELTALGDEGITALVCDSTNVFNPNPSGSEGAVFKGLMEEVAKHSGRRVLVTTFASNVARLHTLGEVARETGRQICVAGRSLDRIIDVSQANGYLLDFPETVDFDTAMRLPRGEVLIIATGGQGEPRAALSRIAEENHPLELVSGDVVLFSSRQIPGNEISIGKVQNQLAERGIVMVTDRQSEIHVSGHPGRPELEALYGWIRPEVLVPVHGEMRHMQEQARLGRANGIEHTVVQKNGDIVRLAPGKPEKLAEVRAGRLVLDGDIIVPADGEAVAMRRRIAYNGAIFVALTRDLEAHIDLLGLPLDEDEADFIAETKEDISEAIGKLKGAMRSEPGAIAEAARLATRRAAQRWSGKRPQVRVMLVG is encoded by the coding sequence ATGAAACGCAATTTCACGCCCGAGAAGGAACTGCTCTTCCTGGCCCTTGGCGGGTCGGGCGAAATCGGCATGAACGTCAACCTCTACGGGGCGGACGGGAAATGGCTGATGGTCGATCTCGGCATGACGTTCTCGGGCAACGAGTACCCGGGGATCGATCTCGTATTTGCCGACCTCGAATTTATCGAGGACCGTCTGAAAGACCTCGTCGGCATCGTGCTGACGCATGGGCATGAGGACCATATCGGCGCGGTGCCGTATTTCGCCGCCGACCTCGGTGTGCCGCTCTACGCGACGCCGTTCACCGCAGAGCTGGTTCGTCGCAAGCTGGAGGAAGCCGGACTGACCAACGAGGTCGAACTGCATGAAGTCGACGATCTCGAGCAGTTCGAGCTCGGGCCGTTCTCGGTCCAGTACGTCCCGCTCGCCCATTCGATCGCGGAAGGAAACGCCCTGCTGATCGAGACCGCACACGGGCGCATCTTCCACACCGGCGACTGGAAGCTCGACGAAGATCCCATCATCGGCGAGCCTACCACCGAAGAGGAACTGACCGCGCTCGGCGACGAGGGCATCACGGCGCTGGTGTGCGATTCGACCAACGTCTTCAATCCCAACCCCAGCGGATCCGAAGGCGCGGTGTTCAAGGGGCTGATGGAGGAGGTCGCAAAGCACAGTGGGCGCCGCGTGCTGGTCACGACTTTCGCCTCCAACGTCGCGCGCCTGCATACGCTGGGCGAAGTCGCGCGGGAGACTGGACGGCAGATCTGCGTGGCCGGTCGCTCGCTCGATCGCATCATCGATGTCTCGCAAGCGAACGGCTATTTGCTCGATTTCCCGGAAACGGTCGATTTCGATACCGCCATGCGCCTTCCGCGCGGCGAGGTGCTGATCATCGCCACCGGCGGGCAGGGGGAGCCGCGTGCGGCCCTCTCGCGCATTGCGGAAGAGAACCATCCGCTGGAACTGGTGTCCGGTGATGTCGTGCTCTTCTCAAGCCGCCAGATACCCGGCAACGAGATTTCTATAGGCAAGGTGCAGAACCAGCTCGCCGAGCGCGGTATCGTCATGGTGACCGACCGCCAGAGCGAAATCCACGTTTCCGGCCACCCGGGACGGCCTGAGCTAGAGGCGCTTTACGGTTGGATCCGTCCCGAGGTTCTCGTGCCGGTGCATGGCGAGATGCGGCACATGCAGGAACAGGCTCGCCTCGGCCGCGCCAACGGCATCGAGCATACCGTCGTGCAGAAGAACGGCGACATCGTCCGCCTCGCGCCGGGCAAGCCTGAAAAGCTGGCCGAGGTGAGGGCAGGGCGCCTTGTCCTCGATGGCGACATCATCGTGCCGGCCGACGGGGAAGCGGTCGCGATGCGGCGCCGGATTGCCTACAATGGCGCGATCTTCGTCGCGCTGACCCGCGACCTTGAGGCTCACATCGACCTGCTCGGCCTGCCGCTCGACGAAGACGAAGCCGATTTCATCGCAGAAACCAAGGAAGACATTTCCGAGGCGATCGGCAAGCTCAAGGGCGCGATGCGCAGCGAGCCCGGTGCGATTGCCGAAGCGGCTCGTCTCGCCACCCGCCGTGCTGCACAGCGCTGGAGCGGAAAGCGTCCTCAAGTCCGCGTCATGCTGGTAGGATAG
- a CDS encoding type III pantothenate kinase has product MLLAADVGNTNVVFALFDGREIKARWRIATDPRRTGDEYAVWLLQLLQIEGVDRKEITNIIVGSVVPRAIHNLTVLSEKYFGVTPMIAGQADADWGISVDVDEPRSLGADRALNAIAAHAKYDGDLIVIDFGTATTFDAVDFNGAYKGGIIAPGINLSLDALVGNTAKLPRIAIKSPESDSVIGTNTEDQMLIGVFWGYVAMMEGLIERMRAEIGRPAKVIATGGLAILFDKHTDMFDAVDSDLTLEGLAILAERAAQ; this is encoded by the coding sequence ATGCTGCTTGCTGCCGATGTCGGAAACACCAATGTGGTCTTCGCCCTGTTCGACGGGCGGGAGATCAAGGCGCGCTGGCGCATCGCGACCGATCCGCGCAGGACGGGCGATGAATATGCCGTGTGGCTCCTCCAGCTGCTCCAGATCGAGGGCGTGGATCGCAAGGAGATCACCAACATCATCGTCGGTTCGGTCGTCCCGCGCGCGATCCACAATCTGACCGTCCTGAGCGAGAAGTATTTCGGCGTCACGCCGATGATCGCCGGGCAGGCCGACGCGGACTGGGGCATTTCGGTCGATGTCGACGAGCCGCGCTCGCTCGGCGCCGACCGCGCACTCAACGCCATCGCCGCGCATGCCAAATATGACGGCGACTTGATCGTCATCGACTTCGGCACCGCGACCACTTTCGACGCGGTCGATTTCAACGGTGCTTACAAGGGCGGCATCATCGCTCCGGGCATCAACCTCTCGCTCGACGCACTCGTCGGGAACACCGCCAAGCTGCCGCGCATTGCCATCAAGTCGCCGGAAAGCGACAGCGTCATCGGAACCAACACCGAAGACCAGATGCTGATCGGCGTCTTCTGGGGCTATGTCGCGATGATGGAAGGGCTGATCGAGCGCATGCGCGCCGAGATCGGTCGCCCGGCCAAGGTCATCGCGACCGGCGGCCTCGCCATCCTGTTCGACAAGCACACGGACATGTTCGACGCTGTCGATTCCGATCTTACCCTCGAAGGGCTCGCAATCCTCGCGGAGCGGGCCGCACAATAA
- a CDS encoding biotin--[acetyl-CoA-carboxylase] ligase has product MIETVAETGSTNADLASRIRDGRHVPEGDWLVADRQVAGRGRQGRKWFDGSGNFMGSTVIHPTDRDPPVHTLTLVASLALYEALLPLIPDPSALQIKWPNDLMLKGAKLSGILLEREGQAVVLGIGVNLAAAPELEDRATIALSDVGPAPSRDVFAETLADSVARELDRWRQFGLAPIMRRWLAAAHPVGTPLQVHGEESQAVEGQFAGLSDEGSLLLRLEDGTTRAIHAGDVMLA; this is encoded by the coding sequence TTGATCGAAACCGTCGCAGAAACCGGATCGACCAACGCGGATCTCGCATCGCGGATCCGCGACGGTCGGCACGTGCCCGAAGGCGACTGGCTGGTCGCCGACCGCCAGGTCGCCGGTCGGGGGCGGCAGGGACGCAAGTGGTTCGACGGTAGCGGGAACTTCATGGGCTCGACCGTGATCCATCCCACCGATCGAGACCCGCCCGTCCACACGCTAACCCTGGTTGCGAGCCTCGCGCTCTACGAGGCGCTGCTTCCCTTGATCCCCGATCCCTCGGCCCTGCAGATCAAATGGCCGAACGACCTGATGCTCAAAGGCGCGAAGCTTTCGGGCATCCTGCTCGAGCGGGAAGGGCAGGCTGTGGTCCTCGGCATCGGCGTGAACCTCGCCGCCGCGCCAGAACTCGAGGATCGCGCGACAATTGCGCTTTCCGATGTCGGTCCGGCCCCTTCGCGCGATGTATTTGCCGAAACGCTGGCGGATAGCGTCGCGCGCGAGCTCGACCGCTGGCGGCAGTTTGGCCTTGCCCCGATCATGCGGCGTTGGCTCGCTGCGGCCCATCCGGTGGGCACTCCGCTGCAGGTTCATGGCGAAGAATCGCAGGCCGTTGAGGGCCAGTTTGCCGGATTGAGCGATGAAGGTTCGCTCTTGCTGCGCTTGGAAGACGGCACCACACGTGCCATCCATGCCGGCGACGTGATGCTCGCCTGA